One Luteibacter aegosomaticola genomic window carries:
- a CDS encoding LysR family transcriptional regulator, translated as MDIKRSDLPLLISLDALLEERNVTRAAARLNLSQSALSGQLARLRDMFGDPLLVPSENGRGMVLTQRAHGVHARLGEALSQLRVAVDDGAAFDPLTSKRTFVVATNDSVFTIAGLNVVAAISRLGNPRLKIAIVPANDANLVERMARSEVDLFLGDTVKVPEALKARFLRSDPFVMAQRIGHPRGTQTATLDEYCTLSHVIVSQRGHFHSPVDDVLASLSRERNVTIAVPSYNQVALVLAQTDSVATLPRRLLERYRTIVDLVELPFALPAFALAMAWHPRSQHDQGLDWLRAQFVAACV; from the coding sequence TTGGATATCAAGCGCTCGGACCTGCCATTGCTGATTTCGCTCGATGCGTTGCTGGAAGAACGCAATGTCACGCGCGCCGCGGCGCGGCTTAACCTAAGCCAGTCCGCACTTTCGGGCCAGCTCGCCCGCCTGCGCGACATGTTCGGTGACCCGCTACTCGTGCCTTCCGAGAATGGCCGCGGCATGGTGCTGACCCAGCGCGCCCACGGCGTCCATGCGCGGCTAGGCGAGGCCCTCTCCCAACTCAGGGTGGCCGTCGATGATGGCGCCGCCTTCGATCCACTCACGTCAAAGCGTACCTTTGTCGTCGCGACCAACGACAGCGTGTTTACCATCGCCGGCTTGAACGTGGTCGCCGCGATAAGCCGCCTCGGTAACCCGCGCCTGAAGATCGCCATTGTTCCCGCGAACGATGCCAACCTCGTCGAACGCATGGCGCGCTCCGAGGTCGACCTTTTCCTCGGCGACACGGTGAAAGTCCCGGAGGCGCTCAAGGCGCGCTTTCTCAGGAGCGACCCGTTCGTGATGGCACAGCGTATCGGTCACCCGCGCGGTACGCAGACCGCGACGCTCGACGAGTACTGCACGCTATCCCACGTCATCGTGTCCCAGCGCGGCCACTTCCATAGTCCCGTCGATGACGTGCTTGCCAGCCTGTCGCGGGAGCGGAACGTGACCATCGCCGTTCCCAGCTATAACCAGGTCGCCCTGGTACTCGCGCAGACAGATAGCGTGGCGACGCTTCCGCGCCGCCTGCTGGAGCGCTACCGCACCATCGTCGACCTGGTCGAGCTTCCGTTCGCCTTGCCGGCCTTCGCTCTCGCCATGGCCTGGCACCCGCGCAGCCAGCACGACCAGGGCCTGGATTGGCTACGCGCTCAGTTCGTCGCGGCGTGTGTATAG
- a CDS encoding DUF350 domain-containing protein, which produces MFASDLFTLPAFVAYLGLGILYFIAFIVTYIWITPQREMALISEGNLAAAISLAGAAIGFVLPLASAIAHSVNLVDLALWGLVAWVVQLLTHLVLRMVVRDLRGKIEANLCSVALFVATVATCVGALNAAAMTY; this is translated from the coding sequence GTGTTCGCATCGGACCTGTTCACCCTGCCCGCTTTCGTGGCCTACCTCGGCCTGGGCATCCTCTATTTCATCGCTTTCATCGTCACGTACATCTGGATCACGCCGCAGCGTGAGATGGCGTTGATCAGCGAGGGCAACCTGGCCGCGGCGATCAGCCTGGCCGGTGCCGCCATCGGCTTCGTACTCCCACTGGCAAGCGCCATCGCGCATAGCGTGAACCTGGTCGACCTCGCCCTCTGGGGACTGGTGGCCTGGGTCGTGCAACTGCTGACCCACCTCGTGCTCCGCATGGTGGTGCGCGACCTGCGCGGCAAGATCGAAGCGAACCTGTGCTCGGTCGCGTTGTTCGTGGCCACGGTCGCCACCTGCGTCGGCGCGCTCAACGCCGCCGCCATGACCTACTGA
- a CDS encoding glutathionylspermidine synthase family protein: MRRESIRPRPNWQADVEAIGFGFHTIDGQAYWREDACYVFEADAIDEVEAATAELHAMCLEAVDRIVRDGRYDALGLNDDAAKLAERSWFDREPSLYGRMDLSWDGVTPPKLLEYNADTPTSLFEASVVQWYWLEGCYPDADQFNSIHEKLIERWPKVGGGNRVHFAACYDNPEDGTTTDYLLDTCMQAGHEVQALDIEEIGWSGRAFIDLADRPIDRLFKLYPWEWMLDEAFAKHIAPSRTRFIEPAWKMLLSNKAILPLLWEYFPNHPNLLPASLRREDIAGQAVAKPFWGREGEGISILDAQQGAVVAPHRVYQALASLPVFEGRHALVGSWIVGDEPAGIGIREDNDRITRNTSCFVPHLFR, encoded by the coding sequence ATGCGCCGCGAATCCATCCGGCCACGGCCGAACTGGCAGGCTGATGTCGAAGCCATCGGCTTCGGCTTTCACACCATCGATGGCCAGGCGTACTGGCGTGAGGACGCGTGCTACGTGTTCGAGGCCGACGCGATCGACGAGGTCGAAGCCGCGACGGCTGAGCTCCACGCGATGTGCCTGGAAGCGGTGGATCGTATTGTCCGCGATGGTCGCTACGACGCACTAGGCCTCAACGACGATGCCGCGAAGCTCGCAGAACGCAGCTGGTTCGATCGCGAGCCGTCGCTTTACGGGCGCATGGATCTTTCATGGGATGGCGTCACGCCGCCCAAGCTGCTCGAGTACAACGCAGATACACCAACCTCGCTGTTCGAGGCCTCCGTCGTGCAGTGGTACTGGCTGGAAGGGTGTTATCCCGATGCGGACCAGTTCAATTCGATCCATGAAAAGCTGATCGAACGCTGGCCGAAAGTGGGCGGCGGCAACCGCGTGCATTTCGCCGCCTGCTACGACAACCCCGAAGACGGCACGACCACCGACTACCTGCTCGACACCTGCATGCAGGCAGGCCACGAGGTGCAGGCACTCGATATCGAAGAGATCGGCTGGAGCGGCCGCGCCTTCATCGACCTCGCGGATCGCCCGATTGATCGCCTGTTCAAGCTGTACCCGTGGGAGTGGATGCTCGACGAGGCCTTCGCGAAGCACATTGCACCTTCGCGTACGCGCTTTATCGAACCGGCGTGGAAGATGCTGCTCTCGAACAAAGCCATCTTGCCTCTGCTTTGGGAATACTTCCCGAACCACCCGAACCTGCTCCCCGCCAGCCTGCGCCGCGAAGACATCGCCGGCCAGGCGGTGGCCAAGCCGTTCTGGGGCCGCGAAGGCGAAGGCATCAGCATCCTCGATGCGCAGCAGGGCGCGGTCGTCGCACCGCATCGCGTGTATCAGGCGTTAGCCTCGCTGCCGGTATTCGAAGGCCGCCACGCTCTCGTTGGCTCATGGATCGTCGGCGATGAGCCCGCCGGCATAGGCATCCGCGAGGACAACGACCGCATCACGCGGAATACCAGCTGCTTCGTGCCGCATCTGTTTCGCTAA
- a CDS encoding alpha/beta hydrolase — protein MPLPTVEHETRPSPEWSVIWLHGLGADGNDFAPIVPELVDPSWPAIRFVFPHAPVRPVTVNNGVPMRAWYDIKGLAIADKQDAEGIRLSIGEVEQLIAREEERGVPASRIILAGFSQGGAMTLSAGLRHKASLAGLLVLSAYLPLHDTIEAERSGANQATPMFWGHGVADPIVPLALGEQSRQLLETLGHRIDWHTYPMGHQVSLPEINDIRSWMSGIFAEA, from the coding sequence ATGCCCCTGCCCACCGTCGAACACGAAACCCGCCCGTCACCCGAGTGGTCGGTGATCTGGCTGCATGGCCTGGGTGCCGATGGCAATGACTTCGCGCCGATCGTGCCGGAGCTGGTCGATCCGTCGTGGCCGGCCATCCGCTTCGTGTTTCCGCATGCGCCGGTGCGCCCGGTCACGGTGAACAACGGTGTGCCGATGCGTGCGTGGTACGACATCAAGGGCCTGGCCATCGCCGACAAGCAGGACGCCGAGGGCATCCGCCTTTCCATCGGCGAAGTCGAACAGCTCATTGCACGCGAAGAAGAGCGGGGCGTGCCTGCCTCGCGGATTATCCTGGCCGGTTTCTCGCAGGGTGGCGCGATGACGCTTTCCGCGGGCCTGCGTCACAAGGCATCGCTCGCCGGCCTGCTGGTGCTCTCCGCCTACCTGCCGCTGCACGACACGATCGAAGCCGAGCGTAGCGGGGCGAACCAAGCGACCCCGATGTTCTGGGGCCACGGCGTGGCCGACCCGATCGTGCCGCTCGCACTGGGCGAGCAGTCGCGCCAGCTACTGGAAACCCTGGGTCACCGCATCGACTGGCATACCTACCCGATGGGCCACCAGGTGAGCCTGCCGGAGATCAACGATATCCGTAGCTGGATGAGCGGGATCTTCGCCGAGGCGTGA
- a CDS encoding sensor histidine kinase: MTLRAAGLPGIRHTRRMPRATHDQPTTPRASAPLPDFCSLPTLFALLVVGTITSCLMWLAPGGELHLRSLSVGVLYSAWLSVLLTVVLCKARPLMQRLPGMLPYAGVWGVLMAMVGITSLTVAWIDHNLGSGLTPVSIARFVRDTLLATGLLGAALLRYFYVVAQWQARVEAVAQAQVAALQARIRPHFLFNSMNAVAALIPVDPVAAERTVENLAELFRAALGSEGSAQGTLGEEWRLVDHYLDIESLRLGDRLRVERDIAVPEAMPMPRLLLQPLVENAIRHGIQPSREGGVLRLGGRHTLGGVTLTVDNPLSDGPTTPGTGHGLRSVRERVRLHFGERATVKAEARDGRFIVTLFLPEVASARPGRR, encoded by the coding sequence GTGACGCTACGCGCGGCGGGCCTGCCGGGCATCCGGCATACTCGCCGCATGCCCAGGGCGACCCACGACCAACCCACGACGCCTCGCGCGTCGGCACCGCTGCCGGACTTCTGCAGCCTGCCGACGCTGTTCGCGTTGCTGGTGGTGGGCACGATCACCTCCTGCCTGATGTGGCTTGCCCCGGGCGGTGAACTCCACCTTCGCTCGCTGTCGGTCGGTGTGCTCTACAGCGCCTGGCTTTCGGTGCTGCTTACGGTCGTGCTGTGCAAGGCGCGGCCGCTGATGCAGCGGCTACCGGGCATGCTGCCGTATGCCGGCGTCTGGGGCGTGCTCATGGCGATGGTGGGCATCACCAGCCTCACCGTGGCCTGGATCGACCATAACCTGGGTTCCGGATTGACCCCCGTGTCGATCGCCCGGTTCGTGCGCGATACCTTGCTGGCGACCGGGCTGCTGGGGGCCGCCTTGCTGCGCTATTTCTACGTGGTCGCCCAATGGCAGGCCCGCGTGGAGGCGGTCGCTCAGGCACAGGTCGCCGCATTACAGGCGCGGATCCGCCCGCATTTCCTGTTCAACAGCATGAATGCCGTGGCCGCTCTGATCCCGGTCGACCCCGTGGCCGCCGAACGCACCGTGGAAAACCTCGCGGAACTGTTCCGTGCCGCGCTGGGTAGCGAGGGCAGTGCGCAGGGCACGCTGGGCGAAGAGTGGCGGCTGGTGGATCACTACCTGGATATCGAATCGCTGCGGCTGGGTGATCGCCTGCGCGTGGAGCGCGATATCGCCGTGCCCGAGGCCATGCCAATGCCCCGGCTGCTGTTGCAGCCGCTGGTGGAAAACGCGATCCGCCATGGCATCCAGCCGTCGCGCGAAGGCGGCGTGCTGCGCCTGGGTGGGCGGCATACGCTGGGCGGCGTCACCCTCACGGTGGATAACCCGCTTTCCGACGGGCCGACGACGCCCGGTACCGGCCATGGCCTGCGTAGCGTGCGCGAGCGCGTGCGCCTGCATTTCGGCGAGCGCGCCACGGTGAAAGCCGAAGCGCGCGATGGCCGCTTCATTGTCACCCTGTTCCTGCCGGAGGTAGCGAGTGCGCGTCCTGGTCGCCGATGA
- a CDS encoding LytR/AlgR family response regulator transcription factor, with protein MRVLVADDEPLARARMASLLARRADVQLVGSVADGEAALAACASERPDVLLLDVEMPGLSGTAVAAKLAALPVRPQVVFCTAYEQHALSAFDLGATDYLLKPVRAERLDEALDRAAARLVAAQPVRGSWLRARSGGDEVRIPLADVLLLTAGEKYVTVEHTGGSRLIDDSLRQLEVALGERVIRLHRNCLVPRDRLVGLRTLADGRVLARLAGTESAPEVSRRNLATVRLMLRADS; from the coding sequence GTGCGCGTCCTGGTCGCCGATGACGAACCGCTGGCCCGCGCGCGCATGGCGAGCCTGCTGGCCCGCCGTGCGGACGTGCAGCTGGTCGGCAGCGTGGCCGACGGCGAAGCCGCGCTCGCGGCCTGCGCCAGCGAGCGGCCCGATGTGTTGCTGCTGGATGTGGAGATGCCCGGGCTTTCCGGCACGGCGGTGGCGGCGAAGCTGGCTGCGTTGCCCGTAAGGCCGCAGGTGGTGTTCTGCACCGCGTACGAGCAGCACGCGTTGAGTGCGTTTGATCTCGGCGCCACCGATTACCTGCTGAAGCCCGTGCGCGCGGAGCGGCTCGATGAAGCGCTCGACCGTGCCGCGGCCCGCCTCGTGGCCGCGCAGCCCGTCCGCGGCAGCTGGCTGCGGGCGCGCAGCGGTGGCGACGAGGTGCGCATTCCGCTGGCCGATGTACTGTTACTCACCGCCGGCGAGAAGTACGTGACCGTGGAGCACACCGGCGGCTCGCGGCTGATCGACGATTCCCTGCGCCAGCTCGAAGTGGCCCTGGGCGAGCGGGTGATTCGCCTGCATCGCAATTGCCTGGTGCCGCGCGACCGGCTGGTGGGCCTGCGCACCCTGGCGGATGGGCGGGTCCTCGCCCGGCTGGCCGGCACGGAGAGCGCGCCTGAGGTGAGCCGGCGTAACCTCGCCACCGTGCGGCTGATGCTGCGGGCCGACTCGTAA
- the hemC gene encoding hydroxymethylbilane synthase: MPAPLRIATRKSALALWQAEHVAALLRQAHPGLVVELVPLSTRGDEVLDRSLATIGGKGLFLKELEVAMEEGRADIAVHSLKDVPAVLEPGFALSAILPRADAADGFISNAYSTIAELPNGARVGTSSLRRQAQLRALRPDLQLLDLRGNINTRIAKLDEGHYDAIVLACAGVDRLGMGGRVRTRLASPDWLPAPGQGAIAVEIRDGDTHVAELLAAIDDADTRLAIDAERALNEQLGGSCAVAIGAMCVVAEFGLTLHGLVGNAHTGELIRAQADLTSDNPVELGHTVAAMLLEQGADEFLKPQR, translated from the coding sequence ATGCCCGCACCGCTTCGCATCGCCACCCGCAAGAGCGCGCTCGCCCTCTGGCAGGCCGAACACGTGGCCGCCCTGCTGCGCCAGGCGCATCCCGGCCTGGTCGTCGAACTGGTGCCTCTCTCGACCCGCGGCGACGAGGTGCTCGACCGCTCGCTGGCGACCATCGGCGGCAAGGGCCTGTTCCTCAAGGAACTGGAAGTGGCGATGGAAGAGGGCCGCGCCGATATCGCCGTGCATTCGCTGAAGGATGTGCCGGCGGTGCTGGAGCCCGGGTTCGCGCTCTCGGCCATCCTGCCGCGCGCGGACGCCGCCGATGGCTTCATCAGCAACGCCTACTCGACGATCGCCGAGCTGCCAAACGGCGCCCGGGTAGGCACATCGTCGCTACGCCGCCAGGCCCAGCTGCGTGCCCTGCGCCCGGACCTGCAGTTGCTGGACCTGCGCGGCAACATCAACACCCGCATTGCCAAGCTCGATGAAGGCCACTACGACGCCATCGTGCTGGCCTGCGCTGGCGTGGACCGGCTCGGGATGGGGGGCCGCGTCCGCACCCGTCTGGCCAGCCCCGACTGGCTGCCGGCACCCGGCCAGGGCGCCATCGCCGTGGAGATCCGCGACGGCGATACCCACGTAGCCGAACTGCTCGCGGCGATCGACGACGCCGACACGCGCCTGGCGATCGATGCAGAGCGGGCGTTGAATGAACAGTTGGGCGGCAGTTGCGCCGTGGCGATCGGCGCGATGTGCGTGGTGGCCGAGTTTGGCCTGACCCTGCACGGCCTGGTGGGCAATGCGCACACCGGCGAGCTGATCCGCGCACAGGCGGACCTGACGAGCGATAACCCGGTGGAACTGGGCCACACCGTGGCAGCCATGCTGCTGGAGCAAGGCGCCGACGAGTTCCTCAAACCCCAGCGTTAA
- a CDS encoding DUF481 domain-containing protein produces the protein MKKILLASLVLAALPLAAHAQDTFSTANENGGAAPSSDASKNGGWTGTGEFGFASSRGNSRTENANAKLGLAQENEVWKNNFYLNGLRSKGDVSVVDSEGNTIDKFSTTANRYDSGASVGYKFDPRSYVVTAARYEHDDFGANLWQGIVSVGYGYIALKNERAELSFEIGPGFKRYQPAKTTEDVAQPDGTTVAVTTQPNAQSEVVGRGLVNAKYRLTDNTALEDTFLVEAGSKNQYYQNDLGLSVSMTKKMALKLGYQIRYNSDTQPGTVSTDKLMTTNLVYNF, from the coding sequence ATGAAAAAGATCCTCCTCGCCTCGCTTGTCCTTGCCGCGCTGCCGTTGGCCGCCCACGCCCAGGACACCTTCTCCACCGCCAACGAGAACGGCGGCGCTGCCCCGAGCTCCGATGCCTCCAAGAACGGTGGCTGGACCGGTACCGGTGAATTCGGCTTTGCCTCCTCGCGCGGCAACTCGCGCACCGAGAACGCCAACGCCAAGCTCGGCCTGGCGCAGGAAAACGAGGTGTGGAAGAACAACTTCTACCTCAACGGCCTGCGCTCGAAGGGCGATGTCTCGGTGGTCGATTCCGAAGGCAACACCATCGACAAGTTCAGCACCACGGCCAACCGCTACGACAGCGGCGCGTCCGTGGGTTACAAGTTCGATCCGCGCAGCTACGTGGTCACCGCGGCGCGCTATGAGCATGACGATTTCGGCGCCAACCTCTGGCAGGGCATCGTCTCGGTCGGTTACGGCTACATCGCGCTGAAGAACGAGCGTGCCGAGCTCTCCTTCGAAATCGGTCCCGGTTTCAAGCGCTACCAGCCGGCGAAGACCACCGAGGACGTGGCCCAGCCCGATGGCACCACGGTCGCCGTGACCACCCAGCCCAACGCGCAGAGCGAAGTGGTCGGCCGTGGCCTGGTGAATGCCAAGTACCGCCTCACCGATAACACCGCGCTGGAAGATACGTTCCTGGTGGAAGCGGGCTCCAAGAACCAGTACTACCAGAACGATCTCGGTCTCTCGGTCAGCATGACCAAGAAGATGGCGCTGAAGCTTGGCTACCAGATCCGCTACAACAGCGACACGCAGCCGGGCACGGTCAGCACCGATAAGCTGATGACGACGAACCTCGTTTACAACTTCTGA